Proteins encoded by one window of Nicotiana tabacum cultivar K326 chromosome 10, ASM71507v2, whole genome shotgun sequence:
- the LOC107817364 gene encoding auxilin-related protein 1-like isoform X1 has translation MDELDVLARDFGFRPAGKSAPMRSDAGDRRSSSVRSTTSSPLFDDPDGTLFNDVFGGPPKYTNTSGNSNKSASMNDFNYDSIFKSGNESKSNNNNDDNMKTSSLPVYDKPVYDEDIFDGLPGVKSKSVSSSTARFEDDVFATMTLPPQRTDNKSHFDDLLGNLGRKEKVAEPKSGKSSGSTEFDDLLAGFGSGSPATSSRSFTESTQPSKPAGNSNRSSSVFDDPFVVLESTSVPANSSPGEFSDPLEEIGKLGKSGTAKTDASSVSGGVFDDLDPLNVFNNPVHPLSPEKKTGGKDRSPSKAGPGRSDAHTSTSRENIGTSSFRSSESHSQKKVRGDQESPLFGMPSEDPLRSFSEAAPPPYADNDLQESNFQVDTSPRSEEQVQSSDDIWLTVSEIPFFTQPTSAPPPSRPPPPIPQRSSKSEASFVASNARRKGDGYSSSPNHNQYSQSPKPVRPAVKSPPVSQLDELEDFARGWPRSNSDENADALSGEEMNANSVAAASAAAMKEAMDSAEAKFRHAKEVREREYAKSAKSKEAVHLERDEQAINEVQEREFQENQERLENERRQREKEEEERAQRKLERERERARELEKERARQAVERATREARERAAVGARDRAAAEARLKAERAAVEKAAAEARGRAERAAVQRAQAEARERAAVEAKERAEKAAAEAREKEAREKASAVKAEAEARRRAERAAVERAAAEARERAAVEARERVAAAARMNQQRNDNDLESFFSMGRASSAPKTRASTPDNVFDSQFQTKAGSEGPKSTSGVASSNMRKASSTTSFVDDLSSIFGASASSGDFQDVEGETEERRRARLERHQRTQERAAKALAEKNQRDLQVLRDQEERHRIAETLDFEIKRWAAGKEGNLRALLSTLQYVLWPECGWQSVSLTDLITGASVKKVYRKATLCIHPDKVQQKGANLQQKYIAEKVFDLLKEAWNKFNSEELF, from the exons ATGGATGAGCTCGATGTGTTAGCTCGAGACTTCGGGTTCCGACCAGCAGGAAAATCGGCACCGATGAGATCCGACGCCGGAGATCGACGTTCCTCCTCCGTCCGATCAACGACCTCTTCGCCATTGTTTGATGATCCTGATGGTACGTTATTTAACGATGTATTTGGCGGGCCTCCTAAATACACAAATACTAGTGGCAATAGCAATAAGTCGGCGTCGATGAACGATTTCAATTACGATTCAATTTTCAAGTCGGGGAATGAATCGAAGAGCAATAACAATAACGATGACAACATGAAAACATCGTCGTTGCCTGTTTACGACAAGCCAGTATACGACGAGGACATATTTGATGGATTACCGGGAGTAAAGAGTAAATCAGTATCTTCATCCACGGCGAGATTTGAAGACGATGTTTTTGCTACAATGACTTTGCCGCCTCAGAGGACTGATAATAAGAGTCATTTTGATGATCTGTTGGGGAATTTGGGGAGGAAAGAGAAGGTGGCTGAACCGAAGAGCGGCAAGAGCAGTGGTTCCACAGAGTTCGATGATTTACTAGCTGGCTTTGGGAGTGGCAGTCCTGCCACCAGTAGCAG GTCATTTACAGAGTCAACTCAACCCTCCAAACCTGCTGGAAATTCAAATAGAAGCTCTAGTGTGTTTGATGACCCTTTCGTAGTTTTAGAGTCTACCTCGGTGCCAGCAAATTCTTCTCCCGGGGAGTTTTCAGATCCACTGGAAGAGATTGGTAAGCTTGGTAAATCTGGAACTGCGAAAACTGATGCTTCATCAGTTAGTGGAGGGGTGTTTGATGATCTAGATCCACTTAATGTTTTTAATAATCCGGTTCATCCACTTTCCCCTGAGAAGAAGACTGGAGGTAAGGACAGGAGCCCATCAAAGGCTGGACCAGGAAGGAGTGATGCACATACCTCTACCTCTAGAGAAAATATTGGGACATCATCGTTTAGATCTTCTGAAAGCCACTCACAGAAAAAGGTTCGTGGGGATCAGGAGTCTCCTCTTTTTGGCATGCCTTCAGAAGATCCTCTGAGATCTTTCAGTGAAGCTGCTCCACCTCCATATGCAGATAATGATCTTCAAGAATCAAACTTCCAAGTAGATACATCCCCAAGATCAGAGGAACAAGTGCAGTCTTCTGATGATATATGGCTTACTGTATCAGAGATTCCTTTTTTTACACAACCTACAAGTGCTCCACCTCCGTCGCGACCACCGCCTCCAATACCACAGCGCAGTTCAAAATCAGAGGCAAGTTTCGTCGCTTCAAATGCAAGAAGGAAGGGTGATGGGTACTCCTCTTCCCCAAATCACAACCAGTATTCTCAGAGTCCTAAGCCTGTCCGTCCTGCAGTTAAAAGCCCTCCAGTCTCACAATTGGATGAACTTGAGGATTTTGCCAGGGGTTGGCCCAGGAGTAACAGTGATGAAAATGCTGATGCTCTTTCTGGAGAAGAGATGAATGCGAACTCTGTAGCTGCTGCCTCAGCAGCTGCAATGAAGGAGGCTATGGATAGTGCCGAGGCCAAATTTAGACATGCTAAGGAAGTCCGAGAAAGGGAATATGCAAAATCTGCTAAGAGTAAGGAAGCTGTACATCTAGAAAGGGAtgaacaagcaataaatgaagtgcaGGAACGAGAGTTTCAAGAAAACCAGGAGAGACTAGAAAATGAGAGGCGACAGCGGGAAAAGGAAGAGGAAGAAAGAGCACAAAGGAAGCTTGAGAGAGAAAGGGAGCGAGCGAGGGAGCTTGAAAAAGAAAGGGCTAGGCAAGCGGTAGAAAGGGCTACTAGGGAAGCACGGGAAAGAGCAGCAGTTGGGGCACGTGACAGAGCAGCTGCTGAAGCTCGTTTAAAAGCAGAAAGAGCTGCTGTGGAGAAGGCTGCTGCTGAAGCTCGAGGACGGGCTGAAAGGGCTGCAGTTCAGAGAGCACAAGCAGAAGCTCGCGAAAGAGCTGCAGTAGAAGCTAAAGAAAGAGCTGAAAAGGCAGCTGCAGAAGCAAGGGAAAAAGAAGCGCGTGAAAAAGCTTCTGCTGTGAAAGCTGAGGCTGAGGCACGGCGACGGGCGGAACGAGCAGCAGTAGAAAGGGCAGCTGCAGAAGCTCGAGAAAGGGCAGCTGTAGAGGCTCGAGAAAGGGTAGCTGCTGCTGCAAGAATGAACCAACAAAGGAATGATAATGATCTTGAGTCCTTTTTTAGTATGGGTAGAGCCAGCAGTGCACCAAAGACGAGAGCGAGTACTCCA GACAATGTATTTGATTCGCAATTCCAGACTAAGGCAGGATCTGAAGGGCCAAAATCAACTTCTGGTGTAGCATCCTCCAACATGAGGAAAGCATCTTCCACTACTAGTTTCGTGGATGatctttcttccatttttggag CTTCTGCATCATCTGGAGATTTCCAAGATGTTGAAGGGGAAACTGAAGAAAGAAGAAGAGCCAGACTTGAACGCCACCAACGTACACAAGAGCGTGCG GCTAAAGCTTTGGCTGAAAAGAATCAGCGTGACCTTCAAGTGCTGAGGGACCAGGAAGAAAGACAT AGAATTGCTGAAACATTAGATTTTGAGATCAAGCGATGGGCTGCTGGAAAAGAGGGAAATCTGCGTGCACTTCTATCGACTTTGCAATAT GTGCTTTGGCCTGAATGTGGTTGGCAGTCTGTGTCCTTGACAGATTTGATAACGGGCGCCTCTGTCAAAAAAGTATATAGAAAAGCAACCCTATGTATTCATCCTGATAAGGTGCAGCAGAAAGGTGCCAACCTTCAACAAAAATATATTGCCGAGAAGGTTTTTGACCTACTTAAG GAAGCATGGAACAAATTCAATTCTGAGGAACTATTCTAG
- the LOC107817364 gene encoding auxilin-related protein 1-like isoform X2: MDELDVLARDFGFRPAGKSAPMRSDAGDRRSSSVRSTTSSPLFDDPDGTLFNDVFGGPPKYTNTSGNSNKSASMNDFNYDSIFKSGNESKSNNNNDDNMKTSSLPVYDKPVYDEDIFDGLPGVKSKSVSSSTARFEDDVFATMTLPPQRTDNKSHFDDLLGNLGRKEKVAEPKSGKSSGSTEFDDLLAGFGSGSPATSSRSFTESTQPSKPAGNSNRSSSVFDDPFVVLESTSVPANSSPGEFSDPLEEIGKLGKSGTAKTDASSVSGGVFDDLDPLNVFNNPVHPLSPEKKTGGKDRSPSKAGPGRSDAHTSTSRENIGTSSFRSSESHSQKKVRGDQESPLFGMPSEDPLRSFSEAAPPPYADNDLQESNFQVDTSPRSEEQVQSSDDIWLTVSEIPFFTQPTSAPPPSRPPPPIPQRSSKSEASFVASNARRKGDGYSSSPNHNQYSQSPKPVRPAVKSPPVSQLDELEDFARGWPRSNSDENADALSGEEMNANSVAAASAAAMKEAMDSAEAKFRHAKEVREREYAKSAKSKEAVHLERDEQAINEVQEREFQENQERLENERRQREKEEEERAQRKLERERERARELEKERARQAVERATREARERAAVGARDRAAAEARLKAERAAVEKAAAEARGRAERAAVQRAQAEARERAAVEAKERAEKAAAEAREKEAREKASAVKAEAEARRRAERAAVERAAAEARERAAVEARERVAAAARMNQQRNDNDLESFFSMGRASSAPKTRASTPDNVFDSQFQTKAGSEGPKSTSGVASSNMRKASSTTSFVDDLSSIFGASASSGDFQDVEGETEERRRARLERHQRTQERAAKALAEKNQRDLQVLRDQEERHVAT, from the exons ATGGATGAGCTCGATGTGTTAGCTCGAGACTTCGGGTTCCGACCAGCAGGAAAATCGGCACCGATGAGATCCGACGCCGGAGATCGACGTTCCTCCTCCGTCCGATCAACGACCTCTTCGCCATTGTTTGATGATCCTGATGGTACGTTATTTAACGATGTATTTGGCGGGCCTCCTAAATACACAAATACTAGTGGCAATAGCAATAAGTCGGCGTCGATGAACGATTTCAATTACGATTCAATTTTCAAGTCGGGGAATGAATCGAAGAGCAATAACAATAACGATGACAACATGAAAACATCGTCGTTGCCTGTTTACGACAAGCCAGTATACGACGAGGACATATTTGATGGATTACCGGGAGTAAAGAGTAAATCAGTATCTTCATCCACGGCGAGATTTGAAGACGATGTTTTTGCTACAATGACTTTGCCGCCTCAGAGGACTGATAATAAGAGTCATTTTGATGATCTGTTGGGGAATTTGGGGAGGAAAGAGAAGGTGGCTGAACCGAAGAGCGGCAAGAGCAGTGGTTCCACAGAGTTCGATGATTTACTAGCTGGCTTTGGGAGTGGCAGTCCTGCCACCAGTAGCAG GTCATTTACAGAGTCAACTCAACCCTCCAAACCTGCTGGAAATTCAAATAGAAGCTCTAGTGTGTTTGATGACCCTTTCGTAGTTTTAGAGTCTACCTCGGTGCCAGCAAATTCTTCTCCCGGGGAGTTTTCAGATCCACTGGAAGAGATTGGTAAGCTTGGTAAATCTGGAACTGCGAAAACTGATGCTTCATCAGTTAGTGGAGGGGTGTTTGATGATCTAGATCCACTTAATGTTTTTAATAATCCGGTTCATCCACTTTCCCCTGAGAAGAAGACTGGAGGTAAGGACAGGAGCCCATCAAAGGCTGGACCAGGAAGGAGTGATGCACATACCTCTACCTCTAGAGAAAATATTGGGACATCATCGTTTAGATCTTCTGAAAGCCACTCACAGAAAAAGGTTCGTGGGGATCAGGAGTCTCCTCTTTTTGGCATGCCTTCAGAAGATCCTCTGAGATCTTTCAGTGAAGCTGCTCCACCTCCATATGCAGATAATGATCTTCAAGAATCAAACTTCCAAGTAGATACATCCCCAAGATCAGAGGAACAAGTGCAGTCTTCTGATGATATATGGCTTACTGTATCAGAGATTCCTTTTTTTACACAACCTACAAGTGCTCCACCTCCGTCGCGACCACCGCCTCCAATACCACAGCGCAGTTCAAAATCAGAGGCAAGTTTCGTCGCTTCAAATGCAAGAAGGAAGGGTGATGGGTACTCCTCTTCCCCAAATCACAACCAGTATTCTCAGAGTCCTAAGCCTGTCCGTCCTGCAGTTAAAAGCCCTCCAGTCTCACAATTGGATGAACTTGAGGATTTTGCCAGGGGTTGGCCCAGGAGTAACAGTGATGAAAATGCTGATGCTCTTTCTGGAGAAGAGATGAATGCGAACTCTGTAGCTGCTGCCTCAGCAGCTGCAATGAAGGAGGCTATGGATAGTGCCGAGGCCAAATTTAGACATGCTAAGGAAGTCCGAGAAAGGGAATATGCAAAATCTGCTAAGAGTAAGGAAGCTGTACATCTAGAAAGGGAtgaacaagcaataaatgaagtgcaGGAACGAGAGTTTCAAGAAAACCAGGAGAGACTAGAAAATGAGAGGCGACAGCGGGAAAAGGAAGAGGAAGAAAGAGCACAAAGGAAGCTTGAGAGAGAAAGGGAGCGAGCGAGGGAGCTTGAAAAAGAAAGGGCTAGGCAAGCGGTAGAAAGGGCTACTAGGGAAGCACGGGAAAGAGCAGCAGTTGGGGCACGTGACAGAGCAGCTGCTGAAGCTCGTTTAAAAGCAGAAAGAGCTGCTGTGGAGAAGGCTGCTGCTGAAGCTCGAGGACGGGCTGAAAGGGCTGCAGTTCAGAGAGCACAAGCAGAAGCTCGCGAAAGAGCTGCAGTAGAAGCTAAAGAAAGAGCTGAAAAGGCAGCTGCAGAAGCAAGGGAAAAAGAAGCGCGTGAAAAAGCTTCTGCTGTGAAAGCTGAGGCTGAGGCACGGCGACGGGCGGAACGAGCAGCAGTAGAAAGGGCAGCTGCAGAAGCTCGAGAAAGGGCAGCTGTAGAGGCTCGAGAAAGGGTAGCTGCTGCTGCAAGAATGAACCAACAAAGGAATGATAATGATCTTGAGTCCTTTTTTAGTATGGGTAGAGCCAGCAGTGCACCAAAGACGAGAGCGAGTACTCCA GACAATGTATTTGATTCGCAATTCCAGACTAAGGCAGGATCTGAAGGGCCAAAATCAACTTCTGGTGTAGCATCCTCCAACATGAGGAAAGCATCTTCCACTACTAGTTTCGTGGATGatctttcttccatttttggag CTTCTGCATCATCTGGAGATTTCCAAGATGTTGAAGGGGAAACTGAAGAAAGAAGAAGAGCCAGACTTGAACGCCACCAACGTACACAAGAGCGTGCG GCTAAAGCTTTGGCTGAAAAGAATCAGCGTGACCTTCAAGTGCTGAGGGACCAGGAAGAAAGACAT GTAGCGACTTGA